The following proteins are encoded in a genomic region of Spirochaetota bacterium:
- a CDS encoding helix-turn-helix transcriptional regulator produces MSGSSSEQPFLVRERIIDVRRIPAALLPHAQLIIVTEGAIAVTGIDDAVPRDAPYGFFIPRKHATDIECGTRALIAEMVLDDRLVDEVRSRLAADALTPFVFNQPHSVSIPHALAELRSRIDALSAEQSAKRPGYRSLITLSIVEFFILLQREFAPIPVKKVPIDVIIEEMQANPFDEYDLTVMAERAGIAPANFSRTFRDRTGKPPFEYINHLRIQRSCILLKRTDRSILDIAYDVGYNNLSFFNRYFRKVMNMSPREYRDASRK; encoded by the coding sequence ATGTCGGGGTCCTCATCTGAACAGCCATTTCTCGTACGCGAACGCATCATCGATGTACGCCGTATTCCCGCGGCGCTCCTGCCGCATGCGCAATTGATCATCGTCACCGAAGGCGCAATAGCAGTGACCGGCATCGACGATGCCGTACCCCGCGATGCCCCGTACGGTTTTTTCATACCCCGGAAGCATGCCACCGACATCGAATGCGGCACGCGCGCGCTCATCGCCGAGATGGTGCTCGATGACCGCCTCGTGGATGAAGTGCGCTCACGCCTTGCCGCGGATGCGCTCACGCCCTTCGTGTTCAATCAGCCGCATTCCGTATCCATTCCCCATGCGCTCGCGGAACTGCGTTCACGCATCGATGCGCTCTCCGCCGAACAATCGGCAAAACGTCCGGGCTACCGCAGTCTCATCACCCTCTCGATCGTGGAATTCTTCATCCTGCTCCAGCGCGAGTTCGCCCCGATACCCGTAAAAAAAGTCCCCATCGACGTGATCATCGAAGAAATGCAGGCGAACCCCTTCGATGAATACGATCTCACCGTCATGGCAGAGCGGGCGGGCATAGCGCCGGCGAATTTCTCCCGCACGTTCCGCGACAGGACCGGGAAACCGCCGTTCGAGTACATCAATCATCTGCGGATACAGCGCTCATGCATACTCTTAAAGCGCACCGACCGATCGATACTCGACATAGCCTACGACGTCGGCTACAATAACCTGTCGTTCTTCAACCGCTATTTCCGGAAAGTGATGAACATGTCGCCGCGCGAATACCGCGATGCATCAAGGAAATAG
- a CDS encoding EAL domain-containing protein produces MSTSPIRILLVEDYKAYADLIAEYLGENEQFDFQVLTAGTLAEAVATLAETTPDCILLDLTLPDGTGTETLVKMQAYAGHIPIVVLTGMDDEALSIDSAHLGAKFYLTKTDVNAGLLVRTIVYAVERRAMEHALRERESALEAEKERLSVTLEAIGDAVISTDTRGVITYVNTAAGMLFGVVPADVVGEVFQDFFSAMDEATRTSLEENPVLRTLSTGIGLKTKALILTGRNGRESMVECSVSPIKNPAGGIIGTVVVLRDVSVVNKMLTQITYQTSHDVLTGLYNRKEFETAIERLIEDARSGGKSHSLCYLDLDKFKVINDTAGHAAGDKMILTVTSVLRSIFPDAYALARTGDDEFGVLFSDCPAETAALYAERLRTELSGCRFEYGGDVFSIRVSIGVIGIDNGSSTVSAVLAAVDEACHLAKENGGNRVHVHNPDDKLLLRRHAEMQWIARITETVEESRFVLYRQEIVPVRGGRETRRHEVLLRMIDRDTGRLVMPLSFIPALERFSIMPTVDRWVIENAFALYAKHDVGPREEFAINISGLSLNDPGFAEYILERLESHGVPAGAICLEITETAAIQNITAAARFVKTLRKRGIHFALDDFGAGLSTFDYLKNLPVDYLKIDGHFIKYLFEDPVYRAIVQSINTIGHIMGIRTVAEYVETEEHFKAVEELGIDYAQGYHIAYPVRW; encoded by the coding sequence GTGAGCACCTCACCGATACGAATACTGCTCGTCGAGGACTATAAGGCATACGCCGACCTCATAGCGGAATATCTCGGAGAGAACGAGCAGTTCGATTTTCAGGTATTGACAGCGGGAACGCTTGCTGAAGCGGTGGCCACGCTCGCGGAAACGACACCCGACTGCATTCTCCTTGATCTTACGCTCCCCGACGGGACCGGTACGGAGACGCTGGTGAAAATGCAGGCGTATGCGGGGCATATCCCCATTGTCGTGCTTACCGGCATGGATGATGAAGCGCTGTCCATTGATTCGGCGCATCTCGGCGCGAAATTCTATCTTACAAAAACCGATGTGAACGCCGGTCTTCTCGTCAGGACGATCGTATACGCGGTAGAACGCCGCGCCATGGAACATGCCCTGCGCGAACGGGAATCGGCGCTCGAAGCGGAGAAGGAGCGGCTGTCGGTGACGCTCGAGGCTATCGGCGATGCGGTCATCAGCACCGATACGCGCGGTGTCATAACCTATGTCAATACGGCCGCCGGTATGCTCTTCGGCGTAGTGCCCGCCGATGTCGTCGGCGAGGTATTCCAGGACTTTTTTTCCGCCATGGATGAGGCTACGCGTACTTCGCTTGAAGAGAACCCGGTGCTTCGTACGCTTTCGACCGGCATCGGCCTTAAGACAAAAGCGCTCATATTGACCGGGCGCAATGGACGTGAATCGATGGTGGAGTGTTCGGTATCGCCGATAAAGAACCCCGCCGGCGGGATTATCGGCACCGTTGTCGTGCTTCGTGATGTAAGCGTTGTCAATAAGATGCTCACCCAGATAACCTATCAAACGAGCCACGACGTGCTCACCGGGCTTTACAACCGCAAGGAATTCGAGACCGCCATCGAGCGGCTCATCGAGGATGCGAGATCGGGCGGGAAGAGCCACTCCCTGTGCTATCTCGATCTCGATAAGTTCAAGGTCATCAACGATACCGCCGGCCACGCCGCGGGCGATAAGATGATCCTTACCGTCACATCAGTGCTCCGTTCGATATTCCCGGATGCATACGCGCTCGCTCGTACCGGCGATGATGAGTTCGGCGTTCTCTTTTCGGATTGCCCCGCCGAAACGGCCGCATTGTATGCGGAACGGCTTCGCACGGAATTATCCGGCTGCCGTTTTGAGTACGGCGGCGATGTGTTCTCCATCCGTGTGAGCATCGGGGTTATCGGCATCGATAATGGTTCATCGACGGTGAGCGCCGTGCTCGCAGCCGTGGATGAGGCCTGTCATCTTGCAAAGGAGAACGGCGGCAACAGGGTGCACGTGCATAATCCTGATGATAAACTGCTGCTTCGGCGTCACGCGGAGATGCAGTGGATAGCGCGCATCACCGAGACGGTGGAGGAAAGCCGTTTCGTTCTCTATCGCCAGGAGATAGTGCCGGTGCGCGGCGGGCGCGAGACACGCAGGCATGAAGTGCTCCTCAGGATGATCGACCGCGATACCGGAAGGCTCGTCATGCCCCTGTCGTTCATACCCGCGCTTGAGCGCTTCAGCATCATGCCCACCGTCGATCGATGGGTCATCGAGAACGCGTTCGCGCTTTACGCAAAGCATGATGTCGGACCGCGTGAGGAATTCGCCATCAATATCTCGGGGCTTTCGCTCAACGACCCCGGTTTTGCCGAGTACATCCTCGAACGGCTGGAATCGCACGGTGTCCCCGCAGGCGCGATATGCCTTGAGATAACCGAAACGGCCGCGATACAGAACATCACCGCCGCCGCACGTTTCGTGAAGACGCTCAGGAAGCGCGGCATCCATTTTGCGCTCGATGATTTCGGTGCCGGGCTTTCAACGTTCGACTATCTCAAGAACCTGCCGGTCGATTACCTGAAGATAGACGGCCATTTCATAAAATATCTTTTTGAGGACCCCGTGTACCGCGCCATCGTACAGTCGATCAATACGATAGGGCACATCATGGGTATTCGTACGGTCGCCGAATACGTGGAAACGGAAGAGCATTTCAAGGCGGTCGAGGAATTGGGGATCGATTACGCGCAGGGGTATCACATCGCGTACCCGGTGCGCTGGTAG
- a CDS encoding flagellar motor protein MotB, giving the protein MAAKHKGELEKEENLERWLLTYSDLITLLLIFFIILYTLTQVDKHKYDELARALALQFGGGKWIMNTTSIQDTRGVFSKNFNPNRSMPASRGRSRSEAYYTKAISMFLAEIQTKKLQVTFTERGVIITLGADFYFAPGSAELNRDGRLVVERLSGFLSSVSNNIRVEGHADSLQVMEGGPVARRFPSNWELASARAVNVVKKLEGDGVDSRKLSAISYGDTRPIDEGDNPSARAANRRIEIVIMREDE; this is encoded by the coding sequence ATGGCTGCAAAACACAAGGGTGAACTGGAAAAAGAAGAGAATCTGGAGCGATGGCTCCTTACCTATTCCGACCTCATTACACTGCTGCTCATTTTCTTCATCATCCTCTACACATTGACGCAGGTCGACAAGCATAAATACGACGAGCTCGCCCGGGCGCTCGCGCTGCAGTTCGGCGGCGGAAAATGGATAATGAACACGACGAGCATACAGGACACCCGCGGCGTATTCTCAAAGAATTTCAACCCGAACAGATCCATGCCCGCTTCTCGCGGCAGGAGCAGGAGCGAGGCATATTACACGAAAGCGATATCGATGTTCCTCGCAGAGATACAGACGAAGAAGCTCCAGGTAACGTTCACCGAACGCGGCGTCATCATAACCCTCGGGGCGGATTTTTACTTCGCACCGGGGTCCGCCGAGCTCAATCGCGACGGACGTCTCGTCGTAGAGCGGCTTTCCGGTTTCCTCTCCTCCGTTTCGAACAATATACGCGTGGAAGGCCATGCGGACAGTCTGCAGGTGATGGAAGGCGGCCCCGTCGCACGGCGATTCCCGTCGAACTGGGAATTGGCGAGTGCACGCGCGGTCAATGTGGTCAAAAAGCTCGAAGGCGACGGCGTAGACAGCAGGAAGCTATCCGCGATCTCCTACGGCGACACACGCCCCATCGATGAGGGCGATAACCCATCCGCCCGCGCAGCGAACCGGCGCATTGAGATCGTCATCATGCGAGAGGACGAGTAA